Proteins from a single region of Acanthochromis polyacanthus isolate Apoly-LR-REF ecotype Palm Island chromosome 11, KAUST_Apoly_ChrSc, whole genome shotgun sequence:
- the LOC110956817 gene encoding secretagogin isoform X2, giving the protein MDSTLDNLDAAGFLQIWQHFDIDDNGYIEGKELDAFFQHMLQKLGLKEEEITEDKIRQLKERFMSAYDTVADGRLQIQELATMMLPEDENFLLLFRRETPLDNSVEFMRIWRNYDTDNSGYISAIELKQGFLQDLFLQHRKSVTAEKLEEYTDTMMKMFDKNRDGRLDLNDLARILSLKENFLLKFKMDACSQEDRKRDFEKIFAHYDVSKTGALEGPEVDGFVKDMMELVKPSISGTDLDKFRKALMGHCDINGDGKIQKNELALCLGLKPS; this is encoded by the exons ATGGACAGCACCTTGGACAATCTGGATGCTGCAGGTTTCTTACAGATCTGGCAACATTTTGACATCGATG ATAACGGCTACATCGAAGGAAAGGAACTGGACGCCTTCTTTCAGCACATGCTGCAAAAACTTGGCTTGAAG GAGGAGGAGATAACTGAGGACAAAATCAGACAGCTGAAAGAAAGATTTATGTCGGCTTATGACACTGTAGCTGACGGGCGTCTGCAGATTCAAGAG TTGgccaccatgatgctgcctgaAGACGAGAATTTCCTGCTTCTGTTCCGCCGTGAAACGCCGCTGGACAACAGTGTGGAGTTTATGAGG atctggaggAACTACGACACAGACAACAGCGGTTACATCTCAGCCATCGAGCTTAAG CAGGGCTTCCTTCAGGACCTATTCCTCCAACACAGGAAGTCAGTCACCGCTGAGAAGCTGGAGGAGTACACAGATACCATG ATGAAGATGTTTGACAAAAACAGAGACGGCAGACTGGACCTGAACGACCTAGCCAG AATCTTGTCCCTGAAAGAAAACTTCTTACTAAAGTTTAAGATGGAT GCCTGCAGTCAGGAGGACAGAAAGAGGGACTTTGAGAAGATTTTTGCTCACTATGATGTT AGTAAGACTGGTGCATTGGAGGGTCCCGAGGTGGACGGATTTGTCAAGGATATGATGGAGCTGGTGAAG CCCAGCATCAGTGGAACAGACCTGGACAAGTTCAGAAAAGCGCTGATGGGTCACTGCGACATCAACGGAGACGGGAAGATCCAGAAGAATGAGCTGGCTCTGTGCCTTGGCCTCAAACCCAGCTAA
- the LOC110956817 gene encoding secretagogin isoform X5 has product MDSTLDNLDAAGFLQIWQHFDIDDNGYIEGKELDAFFQHMLQKLGLKEEEITEDKIRQLKERFMSAYDTVADGRLQIQELATMMLPEDENFLLLFRRETPLDNSVEFMRIWRNYDTDNSGYISAIELKGFLQDLFLQHRKSVTAEKLEEYTDTMMKMFDKNRDGRLDLNDLARILSLKENFLLKFKMDACSQEDRKRDFEKIFAHYDVSKTGALEGPEVDGFVKDMMELVKPSISGTDLDKFRKALMGHCDINGDGKIQKNELALCLGLKPS; this is encoded by the exons ATGGACAGCACCTTGGACAATCTGGATGCTGCAGGTTTCTTACAGATCTGGCAACATTTTGACATCGATG ATAACGGCTACATCGAAGGAAAGGAACTGGACGCCTTCTTTCAGCACATGCTGCAAAAACTTGGCTTGAAG GAGGAGGAGATAACTGAGGACAAAATCAGACAGCTGAAAGAAAGATTTATGTCGGCTTATGACACTGTAGCTGACGGGCGTCTGCAGATTCAAGAG TTGgccaccatgatgctgcctgaAGACGAGAATTTCCTGCTTCTGTTCCGCCGTGAAACGCCGCTGGACAACAGTGTGGAGTTTATGAGG atctggaggAACTACGACACAGACAACAGCGGTTACATCTCAGCCATCGAGCTTAAG GGCTTCCTTCAGGACCTATTCCTCCAACACAGGAAGTCAGTCACCGCTGAGAAGCTGGAGGAGTACACAGATACCATG ATGAAGATGTTTGACAAAAACAGAGACGGCAGACTGGACCTGAACGACCTAGCCAG AATCTTGTCCCTGAAAGAAAACTTCTTACTAAAGTTTAAGATGGAT GCCTGCAGTCAGGAGGACAGAAAGAGGGACTTTGAGAAGATTTTTGCTCACTATGATGTT AGTAAGACTGGTGCATTGGAGGGTCCCGAGGTGGACGGATTTGTCAAGGATATGATGGAGCTGGTGAAG CCCAGCATCAGTGGAACAGACCTGGACAAGTTCAGAAAAGCGCTGATGGGTCACTGCGACATCAACGGAGACGGGAAGATCCAGAAGAATGAGCTGGCTCTGTGCCTTGGCCTCAAACCCAGCTAA